A genomic region of Candidatus Pseudomonas phytovorans contains the following coding sequences:
- a CDS encoding GNAT family N-acetyltransferase: MHLTHRPVHPDDIPAICSFAQGPDELFYMFPKATYPLTPAQLNDAIAQRSGSTVVEGNGNVLAFANFYKAEHGCVCALGNVVVAPTARSHGVARYLVTAMIALARKQYAAREVWVSCFNHNTAGLLLYPQLGFVPFGIEERQAWDGTRVALVQMKQVLIQRATA, from the coding sequence ATGCACCTGACCCACCGCCCCGTCCATCCCGACGACATCCCAGCCATCTGCAGTTTTGCGCAGGGCCCGGACGAATTGTTCTACATGTTCCCCAAGGCCACCTACCCCCTCACCCCCGCCCAACTGAACGACGCCATCGCCCAACGCAGCGGCTCCACGGTGGTGGAAGGCAACGGTAATGTTCTGGCCTTTGCCAACTTCTACAAAGCCGAACACGGCTGCGTTTGCGCCTTGGGCAATGTAGTCGTGGCCCCTACCGCGCGCAGCCATGGCGTAGCGCGCTACCTGGTAACCGCCATGATCGCGCTTGCCCGCAAGCAATACGCCGCCCGTGAAGTGTGGGTGTCCTGTTTCAATCACAACACCGCAGGCTTGCTGCTTTATCCACAGTTGGGTTTTGTGCCGTTCGGCATCGAAGAGCGACAGGCGTGGGATGGCACACGAGTGGCGCTGGTGCAGATGAAGCAGGTGCTCATTCAACGGGCCACGGCATGA
- a CDS encoding putative addiction module antidote protein — MNEKLIPFDMAALLGSDEAISEYLSQVLADGNTEEIIRALGHIARARGMTHIAAQSGLGRESLYKALSPGAKPRFDTVLKVIRALGVDLLVQPHAVAR; from the coding sequence ATGAACGAAAAACTGATTCCATTTGATATGGCCGCCTTGTTGGGCAGTGATGAGGCGATCAGTGAGTACCTTAGCCAGGTGCTGGCAGATGGCAACACTGAGGAAATCATTCGAGCACTTGGCCATATTGCTCGCGCACGAGGCATGACACACATTGCTGCGCAGAGCGGACTGGGCAGAGAAAGCCTCTACAAGGCCCTAAGCCCAGGTGCAAAGCCTCGCTTCGATACCGTGCTGAAAGTCATTCGAGCCCTGGGTGTAGACCTTCTGGTTCAGCCTCATGCCGTGGCCCGTTGA